From Camelus dromedarius isolate mCamDro1 chromosome 12, mCamDro1.pat, whole genome shotgun sequence, the proteins below share one genomic window:
- the JRKL gene encoding jerky protein homolog-like has translation MSGKRKRVVLTIKDKLDIIKKLEDGGSSKQLAVIYGIGETTVRDIRKNKEKIITYASSSDSTSLLAKRKSMKPSMYEELDRAMLEWFNQQRAKGNPVSGPICAKRAEFFFYALGMDGDFNPSAGWLTRFKQRHSIREINIRNERIHGDETAVEDFCNNFRDFIERENLQPEQIYNADETGLFWKCLPSRTSVIKGKCTVSGHKSIEERVTVMCCANATGLHKLKLCVVGKARKPRSFKSTDTSNLPVSYFSQKGAWMDLSIFRQWFDKIFVPQVREHLRSKGLQEKAVLLLDNSPTHPNENVLRSDDGQIFAKYLPPNVASLIQPSDQGVVATMKRNYRAGLLQNNLEEGNDLKSFWKKLTLLDALYEVAMAWNLVKPVTISRAWKKILPTIEEKEGLDFDEEDISVAAVATILQHTKGLENVTTENIEKWLEVDSTEPGYEVLSDSEIIRRAQGQTDESSENEEEEIELIPERHVNHAAALQWTENLLDYLEQQGDMILPDRLVIRKLRATIRNKQKMTNSSQ, from the coding sequence ATGTCAGGGAAACGGAAGCGGGTGGTGCTGACTATTAAAGATAAGCTTGATATAATAAAGAAACTTGAAGATGGAGGTTCTTCCAAACAACTGGCAGTGATTTATGGAATTGGGGAGACAACAGTTCgagatataagaaaaaataaggaaaagattaTAACTTATGCAAGCAGTTCTGATTCCACAAGTCTTCTGGCCAAGAGGAAATCTATGAAGCCATCTATGTATGAGGAATTGGACAGAGCCATGCTGGAATGGTTCAACCAGCAAAGAGCAAAAGGGAATCCTGTGTCTGGACCGATTTGTGCTAAAAGGGCAGAGTTCTTCTTTTATGCTTTGGGAATGGATGGTGATTTTAACCCCTCTGCCGGTTGGTTGACTCGTTTTAAGCAGCGGCACAGCATTAGAGAGATTAACATTAGAAATGAAAGGATTCATGGGGATGAGACTGCCGTGGAGGATTTTTGTAACAACTTTCGAGACTTTATTGAACGAGAGAATTTGCAGCCTGAACAAATCTACAATGCTGATGAAACTGGACTGTTTTGGAAATGCCTACCTTCCAGGACTTCAGTAATCAAAGGTAAATGCACAGTCTCTGGGCACAAGTCAATTGAAGAAAGAGTCACTGTGATGTGTTGTGCCAATGCAACAGGTTTACACAAACTTAAACTTTGTGTTGTGGGGAAAGCAAGGAAACCTCGCTCCTTCAAGTCAACTGATACCTCAAACCTGCCAGTCTCTTATTTCAGCCAAAAAGGTGCATGGATGGATCTTTCCATTTTCCGACAGTGGTTTGATAAGATCTTTGTGCCACAAGTTCGAGAGCACTTAAGATCCAAAGGCTTGCAGGAAAAGGCTGTGCTCCTGTTGGATAATTCACCAACACATCCAAATGAGAACGTCCTGAGGTCAGATGATGgccaaatatttgctaaatatttaCCACCTAACGTGGCTTCTTTGATTCAGCCCTCGGATCAGGGAGTTGTAGCCACAATGAAGAGAAACTACCGGGCAGGTCTTCTCCAGAACAACTTGGAAGAAGGTAACGACCTGAAATCATTCTGGAAGAAGCTAACTCTGCTGGATGCACTTTATGAAGTAGCAATGGCGTGGAATTTAGTAAAGCCAGTTACCATTAGCAGAGCATGGAAGAAGATTCTCCCTACCATTGAGGAGAAAGAAGGCCTGGACTTTGATGAAGAAGATATCTCAGTGGCTGCTGTGGCTACCATTTTACAACACACCAAAGGATTGGAAAATGTGACTACTGAGAACATTGAAAAGTGGCTTGAAGTTGACAGTACTGAACCAGGCTATGAAGTATTAAGTGACAGTGAAATCATCCGAAGAGCACAAGGCCAGACAGACGAATCCAGtgaaaatgaggaggaggagataGAACTGATCCCGGAGAGACATGTTAATCATGCAGCTGCTCTCCAATGGACTGAAAATTTATTGGATTATCTAGAACAACAAGGGGATATGATTCTGCCTGATAGACTGGTGATACGTAAACTTCGAGCCACCataagaaataaacagaagatgaCAAACTCAAGTCAATGA